The Caldicellulosiruptor acetigenus DNA window CACAGAGTTATCCACATTATCCACAGCTTAAGTTTTAACAGAATGGATATTTGGCTATTGTGAATTGTGGATAGTTTTGTGGAAAAAATTTTTGTGTAAATAAGTCGAATTTGGTGGTATATATATAATATCAAAACAAAACCTTCTACATAGAAAGGATGGTCAATATGATGAACTTTATTATCAGTGGCAAGAACATTGAAGTAACAGATGCACTAAAAGAGAGGATTGAAAAGAAACTTTCAAAACTTGAGAGGTATATCAAACTTAACACTGATGTTCATGTAACTTTGAGTGTTGAGAAGATTTCACACATAGTTGAAGTGACAATACCATTCCATGGAATGATTTTGAGAGCTGAAGAGAGAAGCAACGATATGTACAGTGCCATAGATTTGGTTGTTGACACCTTGGAAAGGCAAATTCGAAAGTTCAAAACAAAGATAGCAAAAAGGGCAAAAGATGCAGAGTCTTTGCGATACATGACATTCGAATTAGAAGAGCCTGAAAAAGAAGCTGGAGAAGAAAATGGTGAGTTTAGAATTGCCAAGACAAAGAGGTTTCCAATAAAGCCAATGAGCGTGGAAGAGGCTATTTTGCAGATGAATTTGCTTGGTCATAACTTCTTTGTATTTTTGAATCAGGACACAGATAAGGTGAATGTGGTGTATAAAAGAAACGACGGTGCGTATGGTTTAATT harbors:
- the hpf gene encoding ribosome hibernation-promoting factor, HPF/YfiA family, coding for MNFIISGKNIEVTDALKERIEKKLSKLERYIKLNTDVHVTLSVEKISHIVEVTIPFHGMILRAEERSNDMYSAIDLVVDTLERQIRKFKTKIAKRAKDAESLRYMTFELEEPEKEAGEENGEFRIAKTKRFPIKPMSVEEAILQMNLLGHNFFVFLNQDTDKVNVVYKRNDGAYGLIEPEY